Proteins from a genomic interval of Candidatus Gorgyraea atricola:
- a CDS encoding phosphatidate cytidylyltransferase: protein MLKKRTITSMVPISIAIITIFFLPLLAFSIVASIFIGLGLYEFFRLDPRNIFPKSFMYLGMFSGIALPYITHFFRPAGGLWEALFFIVVLISLFIIQFTRKENQNAVTLIALTLFGIFYVGWFFTFLVKIRFLEDGYKLVAYLLLVTKAGDIGAYLVGSKFGKHALIPRISPKKSVEGAVGGFLFSILFAVISRDYLVSWMSLGAILTSGILIGIFAQLGDLAESLMKRDYQVKDSSPFFPGLGGMLDVIDSILFTAPIFYIYLNIIM from the coding sequence ATGCTCAAAAAACGCACGATCACTTCAATGGTTCCAATTTCCATAGCCATCATCACCATATTTTTCTTGCCCTTACTGGCCTTTAGCATAGTTGCGTCAATATTCATTGGACTTGGCCTTTACGAATTTTTCAGACTAGATCCCAGAAATATCTTTCCTAAAAGTTTTATGTACCTTGGCATGTTCTCGGGAATCGCACTTCCTTATATCACGCATTTTTTTAGACCTGCAGGGGGACTGTGGGAGGCGTTGTTTTTTATCGTAGTGCTCATCTCACTTTTTATCATACAGTTTACAAGAAAAGAAAACCAGAATGCAGTGACATTGATCGCGCTGACGCTATTCGGCATATTTTATGTAGGATGGTTTTTTACATTCCTTGTAAAGATACGATTCTTAGAAGACGGCTATAAGCTGGTAGCGTATTTATTGCTCGTAACAAAGGCAGGAGATATCGGCGCGTACCTGGTAGGTTCAAAGTTCGGGAAACATGCCCTTATCCCTAGGATAAGTCCAAAAAAGTCAGTAGAGGGCGCAGTGGGCGGATTTTTATTCAGCATACTGTTTGCCGTAATTAGCAGGGATTATCTGGTTAGCTGGATGTCGTTAGGAGCTATATTGACAAGCGGTATATTAATAGGTATATTTGCCCAGCTCGGAGACTTGGCCGAGAGTCTCATGAAGCGGGATTACCAGGTAAAAGACTCAAGTCCTTTTTTTCCAGGTTTAGGAGGCATGCTCGATGTAATCGACAGCATCCTTTTTACCGCGCCCATATTTTATATTTATTTAAACATCATTATGTAA
- a CDS encoding 1-deoxy-D-xylulose-5-phosphate reductoisomerase produces the protein MQKIAVLGSTGSIGTSTLDVISRFPDRFRVACLSTNSNASLLAKQAKRFKPKATCVVNEKGIKGLCKMLEDVKVDTVVVAIVGSSALLPILTALDKVKRIALANKEALVMAGSIIMKKAKKKNVEIMPVDSEHSAIFQCIASNDTRQIKNICLTGSGGPLLNTSKKKFKGITPRQAVNHPKWKMGKKISVDSATMMNKGLEVIEAHHLFSLDVNRIKVLIHPETVVHSMVEFIDGSILAQMGRCDMRIPIQYALTYPSRASSSVKEISFSKLGALHFQQPDFKRFPCLEIAYEAGERGNTYPCVLNAANEVAVGEFLKGRIRFTDIPRLIEKVLNAHKAVKNPGLKDILEVDTWARAKAKEVQRLVL, from the coding sequence ATGCAAAAAATAGCAGTCTTAGGTTCAACAGGTTCAATAGGCACAAGTACGCTGGATGTGATTTCCAGGTTTCCGGATAGGTTTCGCGTGGCCTGCCTTTCAACGAATTCCAATGCGAGCTTACTGGCTAAGCAGGCAAAGAGATTTAAGCCAAAGGCCACATGCGTAGTTAATGAAAAAGGCATTAAAGGGCTATGTAAGATGCTGGAAGATGTAAAAGTGGATACAGTTGTCGTTGCCATAGTCGGCTCGTCAGCGCTTTTGCCAATATTAACCGCGCTGGATAAAGTAAAAAGGATAGCGCTTGCCAATAAAGAGGCACTTGTCATGGCAGGCAGCATCATCATGAAGAAGGCGAAAAAGAAAAATGTAGAGATAATGCCTGTAGACAGCGAGCACAGCGCGATCTTTCAATGTATCGCCTCTAATGATACGCGCCAGATAAAAAATATATGCCTTACAGGTTCAGGCGGGCCGCTGCTTAATACTTCAAAGAAAAAATTTAAAGGCATTACGCCTCGCCAGGCAGTAAACCACCCAAAATGGAAGATGGGGAAAAAGATCTCTGTGGATTCAGCGACTATGATGAATAAAGGGCTTGAGGTGATTGAGGCGCATCATCTTTTTAGCCTGGATGTCAATAGAATCAAGGTATTGATCCACCCTGAGACAGTCGTGCATTCAATGGTAGAATTTATCGACGGGTCTATACTGGCGCAAATGGGGAGGTGCGATATGCGGATCCCGATCCAATACGCACTTACATATCCTTCCAGGGCTAGTTCGTCTGTAAAAGAGATCTCATTTTCTAAACTTGGCGCGCTACATTTTCAGCAGCCTGATTTCAAGAGATTTCCGTGTCTTGAGATCGCGTATGAGGCTGGTGAGCGCGGCAACACATACCCGTGTGTTTTAAATGCAGCGAATGAAGTAGCGGTAGGAGAGTTTCTTAAAGGTAGGATAAGGTTTACTGATATACCGAGGCTGATAGAAAAAGTTTTAAATGCGCACAAGGCCGTAAAGAATCCAGGATTAAAAGATATATTAGAAGTGGATACATGGGCGCGCGCTAAAGCAAAGGAGGTCCAGCGATTAGTTTTATAA
- a CDS encoding homocitrate synthase has translation MKKNKIYIIDVTNRDGVQTSRLGLAKLEKTMINMLLNDMGVFGSEFGFPVTRHETNYLNANLELARKGVLKPILLNGWVRAIKQDVQKALELTDIENLNLSISTSEQMTRGKFQGKKTRDDVLKMMTGALDYARKKKKLKIIGVNAEDASRTDLPFLIKFAKLARDHGADRIRYCDTLGYDDPFTIYKRVRVLASEVRLPIELHCHNDLGMVTACSIAGAKAAVDAGCDAYINTTVNGMGERAGNADLVSVILALKYSSGFKGKYPLDEKIKLGHAWKIAKYASFAFNVPIPINQPGVGANAFAHESGIHADGALKDRRNYELYDFEELGRGEAEVVETGRQITAGEYSGIKGFRNVYEKLEVKFKNDKEATNILELVRYANVHTQQPLTSYELKFIAKYPDIAKQIFKVDP, from the coding sequence ATGAAAAAAAATAAGATCTACATTATTGATGTAACAAACAGGGACGGTGTGCAGACCTCTAGGCTGGGCCTGGCAAAGCTAGAGAAGACCATGATAAACATGCTGCTGAATGACATGGGTGTATTTGGCAGTGAGTTTGGTTTTCCTGTAACGCGCCACGAGACCAATTATCTAAATGCAAATCTCGAGCTTGCGCGCAAAGGCGTTTTAAAGCCTATTCTCCTGAATGGCTGGGTCAGGGCCATAAAGCAAGATGTACAGAAGGCGCTCGAGCTGACAGATATTGAAAATCTAAATCTTTCTATATCCACGTCTGAGCAGATGACGCGCGGGAAATTCCAGGGAAAAAAGACCAGGGATGATGTATTGAAGATGATGACAGGTGCTCTGGACTATGCGCGAAAGAAAAAGAAATTGAAAATAATTGGCGTAAACGCGGAAGATGCGTCCAGGACTGACCTGCCGTTTCTTATAAAATTCGCAAAGCTGGCCAGAGACCATGGCGCAGACAGGATCAGGTATTGCGATACGCTCGGCTACGACGACCCATTCACTATTTACAAAAGGGTAAGGGTGCTTGCAAGCGAGGTAAGACTTCCCATAGAGCTGCACTGTCACAATGATCTTGGTATGGTAACGGCATGCTCGATCGCAGGCGCAAAGGCAGCAGTCGATGCCGGGTGCGACGCGTATATAAATACGACTGTCAATGGCATGGGTGAGAGGGCTGGCAATGCGGACCTGGTGTCTGTGATACTCGCCCTTAAATACTCAAGCGGGTTCAAGGGAAAATATCCTCTTGACGAAAAGATCAAGCTGGGCCATGCGTGGAAGATCGCGAAGTACGCATCGTTTGCTTTTAATGTGCCTATACCTATAAATCAGCCAGGAGTTGGCGCAAATGCGTTTGCGCATGAATCAGGTATTCACGCGGACGGCGCCTTAAAAGACAGACGCAATTACGAACTCTATGATTTTGAGGAGCTCGGCAGGGGCGAGGCAGAAGTTGTTGAGACAGGCAGACAGATTACCGCGGGCGAATATAGCGGCATCAAGGGTTTTAGAAATGTCTACGAGAAGCTTGAAGTAAAGTTTAAGAATGACAAAGAGGCCACAAATATCCTTGAGCTCGTGCGATACGCTAATGTGCACACGCAGCAGCCTCTCACAAGCTACGAGCTTAAGTTCATAGCCAAGTATCCAGACATAGCAAAGCAGATATTTAAAGTAGATCCATAA
- a CDS encoding isoprenyl transferase gives MTTQIPQHIAIIMDGNGRWAKKRGLPKIFGHTQGVESVKNITKACVKFKVKYLTLYAFSMENWQRPKNEVMKLFGLLENFLKREMALFHDNNARLRIIGDRSRIEPAIRKIIETAEKDTAGYTGLVLNIALSYSSRQEIVSAVKAISEDVKRGELDPSKIDEALFSTYLYTRDCPDPDLLIRTSGEMRVSNFMLWQISYSEIYVTEKLWPDFGEKDLKKAIEEYSKRERRFGK, from the coding sequence ATGACGACACAAATACCACAGCATATCGCTATAATAATGGATGGGAATGGCCGTTGGGCCAAGAAAAGAGGCCTTCCTAAGATATTTGGCCACACCCAAGGCGTGGAATCTGTAAAAAACATAACCAAGGCCTGCGTAAAGTTCAAAGTCAAATACCTCACGCTCTACGCGTTTTCTATGGAAAACTGGCAGCGGCCAAAGAATGAAGTCATGAAACTCTTTGGTCTATTGGAAAATTTTTTAAAGAGAGAGATGGCCCTCTTTCATGATAACAATGCGAGGCTACGCATAATAGGAGACCGCTCCAGGATCGAGCCAGCGATAAGGAAAATAATAGAGACTGCTGAGAAAGATACAGCTGGTTACACAGGACTTGTTTTAAATATTGCGCTGAGTTATAGTTCAAGGCAGGAGATAGTCAGCGCTGTAAAGGCCATATCAGAAGATGTAAAAAGGGGCGAACTGGATCCATCCAAGATAGATGAAGCCCTTTTTTCCACATACCTTTATACCAGGGACTGTCCTGACCCGGATCTTTTGATACGCACGAGTGGCGAGATGCGGGTGTCAAATTTTATGTTGTGGCAGATATCTTACAGTGAGATTTATGTTACTGAAAAACTCTGGCCAGATTTTGGCGAGAAAGATCTGAAGAAGGCAATAGAAGAATATAGTAAAAGAGAAAGAAGGTTCGGTAAATAA
- a CDS encoding adenylosuccinate synthase — protein MPCTIVVGAQWGDEGKGKIIDILAADADVIVRYQGGNNAGHTVVVGEDEFILHLIPSGILHKGKTCIIGNGVVLDPEALLKEIEMLRLKGITVDGNLLISETAHVIFPYHKVIDKRRGASIGTTGRGIGPCYVDKMARCGIRMADLVNKDSLKKKLKANLEGSSEFNFEKIYNQYLDYGKEIKKFLTNVPVVLHEAIAKKKRILFEGAQGTLLDIDHGTYPYVTSSNSTAGGALTGTGVGPTRIDKVIGVVKAYTTRVGEGPFPTQFKEDLLEKIRSKGKEFGATTGRPRRCGWFDAVIVRHAVIVNGLSEITVTKLDVLDEMEKIKICTAYKYKGKIYKDFPADIDVLTNCELIYEEHDGWMQDITSVKKYKDLPKNAKAYLERLSELLQVKIGIVSVGSKRSQAFRID, from the coding sequence ATGCCGTGTACGATCGTAGTGGGCGCTCAGTGGGGAGATGAAGGTAAAGGTAAGATAATCGATATCCTTGCCGCTGATGCCGATGTTATAGTGCGTTATCAGGGCGGCAATAACGCGGGCCACACTGTAGTCGTGGGCGAGGACGAATTTATATTGCACCTTATTCCATCAGGGATCTTACATAAAGGAAAGACCTGTATTATTGGAAATGGTGTTGTTCTTGATCCAGAAGCGCTTTTAAAAGAGATCGAGATGCTCAGGCTAAAGGGCATTACAGTAGATGGTAATCTTCTCATAAGCGAGACTGCTCATGTAATATTTCCCTATCATAAGGTGATCGATAAGCGCCGTGGCGCAAGTATAGGCACCACAGGAAGGGGCATAGGCCCGTGTTACGTTGACAAGATGGCGCGTTGCGGCATACGCATGGCAGATCTGGTAAACAAGGATTCTTTAAAGAAGAAATTAAAGGCAAATCTGGAAGGCTCTTCAGAATTTAATTTTGAGAAAATCTATAATCAATATCTGGATTATGGCAAAGAGATAAAGAAGTTCTTGACGAACGTGCCGGTTGTTTTACACGAGGCAATCGCCAAGAAAAAGCGGATTTTGTTTGAAGGCGCGCAGGGTACACTTCTTGACATTGACCACGGCACATACCCGTATGTCACTTCTTCCAATTCCACTGCTGGCGGCGCATTGACAGGTACGGGTGTTGGCCCTACCAGGATAGACAAGGTCATAGGCGTTGTAAAGGCATATACGACCAGAGTCGGCGAGGGCCCGTTTCCAACGCAGTTCAAGGAAGACCTCCTGGAAAAGATCAGGAGCAAGGGTAAGGAGTTTGGCGCTACTACTGGCAGGCCGCGTAGGTGCGGCTGGTTTGACGCAGTGATTGTGCGTCACGCTGTGATCGTCAATGGCCTCAGTGAGATAACAGTGACAAAACTCGATGTGCTTGACGAGATGGAAAAGATAAAGATCTGCACAGCCTATAAATATAAAGGAAAGATATATAAAGATTTTCCTGCAGACATAGACGTATTGACAAATTGTGAACTTATTTACGAAGAACATGATGGCTGGATGCAGGACATTACTTCTGTAAAAAAATACAAGGACTTACCAAAGAACGCAAAGGCCTATCTGGAACGCCTGTCAGAACTTCTGCAGGTTAAAATAGGTATAGTTTCAGTAGGCTCAAAGCGTAGTCAGGCATTCAGAATCGATTAG
- a CDS encoding OmpA family protein, with the protein MFNRKGLCCLVLCLISLSLVFSGCSVTIQKGRRSDMEKIESLEYEIEALNARLAQLQQAKDGEISELGNAKKLLEKQLKREIGDKEVRLEMAEKGLAIIFLSEVLFDSGKTDIKEAANPSLNKVAKVLKENLPGREIGISGHTDNEPIKYSGWKSNWELSTARATSVLHYLVDERGVAPEKVSATGHGKYKPTESNDTPEGQRQNRRVEITILPKNMEKIQADMDKIAERKRKIQRRLRKYKK; encoded by the coding sequence ATGTTCAATAGAAAAGGGTTATGTTGTTTGGTTTTGTGTCTGATTTCGCTTTCTCTTGTGTTTTCCGGATGCTCAGTGACTATCCAGAAGGGCCGTCGCAGCGATATGGAAAAGATAGAGTCGCTTGAGTACGAGATCGAGGCATTGAATGCCAGACTCGCGCAGCTCCAGCAGGCAAAGGATGGCGAGATCTCAGAGCTTGGCAATGCCAAGAAACTCCTGGAAAAACAATTGAAAAGAGAGATAGGCGATAAAGAGGTGCGCCTGGAAATGGCTGAGAAGGGCCTTGCCATTATATTTTTATCAGAGGTGCTTTTTGATTCTGGAAAGACAGACATAAAAGAAGCAGCTAATCCTTCACTGAACAAGGTCGCCAAGGTGCTCAAGGAAAATCTGCCAGGCCGGGAAATAGGCATAAGCGGACACACAGATAATGAGCCAATAAAATATTCTGGATGGAAATCAAACTGGGAGCTTTCCACTGCAAGGGCAACAAGTGTCCTGCATTATCTGGTAGACGAAAGAGGTGTTGCACCTGAAAAAGTCTCTGCTACGGGTCATGGCAAATATAAACCAACCGAGTCAAATGATACACCTGAGGGCCAGAGGCAGAACAGACGCGTTGAGATAACAATACTTCCAAAGAACATGGAGAAGATCCAGGCAGACATGGATAAGATCGCAGAGAGAAAAAGAAAGATCCAAAGACGTCTTAGAAAGTATAAGAAATAA
- a CDS encoding sodium-translocating pyrophosphatase — MLFLVPIGSLIAIIFAIFLICKIMRQDEGTPEMKQIAGWVREGAYAYIKRQYLVVGLFFAVVFCVLFFLYLRGYLIIFVPFAFLTGGFFSGLCGFIGMAVATRASSRTTNAARTSLNGALSIAFSSGAVMGLMVVGLGLLDLSIWYYFLDWYYRGLEEAVRIQHITSTMLNFGMGASFMALFARVGGGIFTKAADVGADLVGKIEAGIPEDDPRNPAVIADNVGDNVGDVAGMGADLYESYVGSIVATMALGAAAFVSYGQSLKGITVPLVMAAVGVIASVIGTLFVRSGEKADQNELLMALRKGVFTSAALVAVSSYFVIKFILGIEFIGVYWAVLSGLLAGIIMGLSTEFFTSDKYSPTRTVAKSSATGPATVIISGLSVGMISTVIPVVVVAIAILASFYLSGGAKDFNLGLYGVGISAVGMLSTLGITLATDAYGPVADNAGGNAEMSHQPPEVRQRTDALDTLGNTTAATGKGFAIGSAALSALALIAAYRAHLHILGKSVNTDLMNPRLLAGLFIGGMLPFAFCSLTMSAVGRAASGVVMEVRRQFREIKGLMEGKEKPDYAKCVSIVTASAQKEMILPSLLAILAPIVVGLLMGIEAGIGLLVGALITGFVLAIMMANSGGAWDNAKKYIERGHEGGKGSIGHKAAVVGDTVGDPFKDTSGPSLNILIKLMSMVSIVFASFIISNTLFK, encoded by the coding sequence ATGTTATTTCTTGTACCTATCGGGTCTTTAATCGCGATAATTTTTGCAATTTTTCTTATATGTAAGATAATGCGGCAGGATGAGGGCACGCCCGAGATGAAGCAGATCGCTGGCTGGGTAAGAGAGGGCGCTTACGCGTATATAAAGAGACAATATTTAGTAGTTGGTCTATTTTTCGCAGTCGTATTCTGCGTCTTATTTTTTCTGTATCTCAGGGGATACCTTATAATATTCGTGCCATTCGCGTTTTTGACAGGTGGGTTTTTCTCAGGGCTTTGCGGGTTTATCGGCATGGCTGTGGCCACACGCGCGTCAAGCCGCACGACTAACGCAGCGCGTACCAGCTTAAACGGCGCGCTTAGCATCGCGTTCTCGAGCGGCGCAGTCATGGGTCTCATGGTCGTGGGACTCGGACTCCTGGACCTGAGTATATGGTATTATTTTCTTGACTGGTACTATCGCGGGCTCGAAGAAGCAGTCAGGATCCAGCATATTACCAGCACGATGCTGAACTTCGGCATGGGCGCAAGCTTCATGGCGCTATTCGCGCGAGTTGGCGGCGGCATCTTTACTAAGGCCGCAGACGTGGGCGCGGACCTTGTGGGCAAGATCGAGGCTGGCATACCTGAAGACGACCCGCGCAACCCCGCTGTGATCGCGGACAATGTCGGCGACAATGTCGGTGATGTCGCAGGCATGGGCGCGGATCTTTACGAGTCTTACGTTGGCTCCATAGTCGCGACTATGGCATTGGGCGCTGCTGCGTTCGTGAGTTACGGACAGAGCCTTAAAGGTATCACTGTGCCTCTTGTCATGGCAGCTGTGGGAGTTATCGCGAGTGTCATAGGCACGCTTTTTGTGCGCTCAGGTGAGAAGGCAGATCAGAACGAGCTTCTCATGGCCTTGCGGAAAGGAGTGTTTACGAGTGCCGCTTTAGTCGCAGTCAGTTCATATTTTGTTATAAAATTTATACTCGGCATAGAATTTATAGGTGTGTACTGGGCAGTTCTTTCAGGCCTCCTGGCCGGCATCATAATGGGCCTCTCAACAGAATTTTTCACTTCAGATAAATATTCACCTACTCGCACAGTGGCCAAATCCTCAGCTACAGGCCCAGCCACAGTAATCATAAGCGGACTCTCAGTCGGCATGATCTCTACAGTAATCCCTGTGGTAGTGGTGGCGATCGCAATACTGGCAAGTTTTTATCTTTCAGGCGGCGCAAAGGATTTTAATCTCGGGCTCTATGGCGTGGGCATATCTGCTGTGGGCATGCTCTCTACGCTGGGCATTACGCTTGCTACAGATGCATACGGACCTGTAGCAGACAATGCAGGCGGCAATGCAGAGATGTCTCACCAGCCTCCAGAGGTGCGGCAGCGTACAGATGCCTTAGACACCTTGGGCAATACAACTGCAGCCACAGGCAAGGGTTTTGCGATCGGTTCTGCAGCGCTTTCAGCCTTGGCATTGATAGCTGCATATAGAGCGCACCTTCATATACTCGGTAAGTCTGTAAACACAGATCTTATGAACCCGCGGCTTTTAGCAGGACTTTTTATAGGAGGCATGCTTCCATTTGCATTTTGCTCGCTTACAATGAGCGCGGTTGGCAGGGCTGCATCAGGTGTTGTAATGGAGGTAAGGAGGCAATTTAGAGAGATAAAGGGACTTATGGAAGGAAAAGAAAAACCAGATTATGCAAAGTGCGTTAGTATTGTCACTGCCAGCGCCCAGAAGGAAATGATACTTCCTTCACTTTTGGCAATACTTGCGCCTATCGTGGTCGGACTTCTAATGGGGATCGAGGCAGGTATAGGCCTTTTAGTGGGAGCGCTGATCACAGGCTTTGTACTCGCGATCATGATGGCAAATTCAGGCGGCGCATGGGACAATGCGAAAAAATATATTGAAAGAGGCCATGAAGGCGGAAAGGGCTCTATTGGTCACAAAGCCGCAGTGGTTGGCGACACAGTGGGTGATCCATTCAAAGACACCTCAGGACCGTCTTTAAACATCCTGATAAAATTGATGTCCATGGTCTCGATCGTATTTGCATCATTTATAATATCGAATACACTGTTCAAATAA
- the rseP gene encoding RIP metalloprotease RseP: MHEFGHFIVAKKTGVRVEKFSIGFGPEIFGFTKGGTRYAVSLIPLGGYVKLAGETEAEARKGEKWEYMSRSVGERARIIFAGPLLNYVLAFFIFSFVFIAGSPTLTATIGGVVPDYPAEAAGIKEGDKILEINGESISYWDDVTRIIHTNRESRIELVIERDNRLIDLTVEPKSEDLKTIFGSKKRVGLIGIRPADEIVYVKYGFIESFYMGAKKLSTLTYITYRALWAIVTGAVAFKDSVTGPVGIFYMTGQAAKLGVVYFLQLMGVISASLAIFNLLPVPVLDGGHLLFLAIEKVRRKPLSCKLQENIAQVGLVLLLCLMAFVFYSDFMRFGIFEKVLGFFGK, from the coding sequence GTGCATGAATTCGGGCATTTTATTGTCGCTAAAAAGACTGGCGTGCGCGTGGAAAAATTTTCCATTGGATTTGGACCAGAGATATTCGGATTTACAAAAGGCGGAACCAGGTACGCGGTCTCTTTAATACCTCTGGGCGGCTATGTAAAGCTCGCAGGAGAGACAGAGGCTGAGGCCAGAAAAGGCGAGAAATGGGAGTATATGTCCCGCTCAGTCGGAGAGCGCGCGAGGATAATCTTTGCAGGGCCACTTTTGAATTACGTGCTGGCATTTTTTATTTTTTCATTTGTCTTTATTGCTGGTTCACCTACGTTGACTGCTACCATAGGAGGCGTGGTGCCGGATTATCCTGCTGAAGCAGCAGGCATAAAAGAAGGGGATAAGATCCTAGAGATAAATGGCGAGAGCATTAGTTACTGGGATGATGTAACGCGCATTATCCATACAAATAGAGAATCTCGGATCGAACTTGTTATTGAAAGAGACAATAGATTAATAGATCTGACAGTTGAGCCAAAGTCTGAAGACCTTAAGACCATATTTGGTTCAAAGAAAAGAGTGGGTTTGATAGGTATTCGCCCGGCAGATGAAATAGTATATGTGAAGTATGGATTTATAGAATCATTTTACATGGGTGCTAAGAAATTATCTACACTTACCTATATTACATATCGGGCATTGTGGGCTATTGTTACAGGAGCAGTTGCTTTTAAGGACTCAGTAACAGGACCAGTAGGGATTTTTTACATGACAGGACAGGCAGCGAAATTAGGAGTCGTTTATTTTTTACAGCTGATGGGAGTAATAAGCGCGTCTTTAGCCATATTTAATCTTTTGCCAGTGCCGGTCCTGGACGGCGGGCATCTTTTATTCCTTGCAATAGAAAAGGTGCGCAGAAAACCACTTTCATGTAAGCTGCAGGAAAATATAGCGCAGGTAGGCCTCGTATTATTATTGTGCCTAATGGCATTTGTCTTCTACAGCGACTTCATGCGCTTTGGCATATTCGAAAAGGTCTTAGGATTTTTTGGTAAATAA
- the serA gene encoding phosphoglycerate dehydrogenase: MYKILISDSLAQEGIDILKKVKEFKVDVKLKLPPDELKKIIKDYDALLVRSGTKATKDVIEAATKLKVIGRAGVGLDNVDLAAASKRGIIVMNTPGGNTISTAEHAMSLILALSRNIPQADASTKKGQWERKKFMGVELYGKVLGIIGLGRIGAEVAKRAASFGMKVIAYDPFLSLDKAKEAGVESVEVKDVFKRSDYITVHTPLTDETKHIIGKKAIAQMKQDVRIINCARGGIVDEVALLEGINSGKVAGAALDVYEKEPPKESPLIGCDKMILTPHLGASTEEAQVNVAIDIANSARDALLGRGIKNAVNVPCVDLELYKILQPYVELSEKLGLFVAQIAEGRISQIDIKYSGDVAGHSVSPLTVAIVKGVLTPILQETVNYVNSLIVARERGIKIKESKSMELEEYTSLITVEVTTDKGKTSVLGTMFTKKDARIVKIDEFHVDAIPQGYMVVAHNVDVPGIIGQIGTIFGKNNINIATMTFGRAKPGGRTLSVLNVDSPVSQSVLEEIIKVKNILDAKLVKL, encoded by the coding sequence ATGTACAAGATTCTAATTAGCGATTCACTGGCGCAGGAAGGGATTGATATACTTAAGAAGGTGAAGGAGTTTAAGGTAGATGTGAAACTGAAACTCCCGCCAGACGAACTTAAAAAAATAATAAAGGACTATGACGCGCTTTTGGTGCGCAGCGGCACAAAGGCTACAAAAGATGTGATCGAAGCTGCCACTAAATTAAAGGTAATAGGGCGCGCAGGCGTTGGCCTCGACAATGTGGACCTCGCGGCTGCTTCAAAGCGCGGCATTATAGTCATGAATACGCCTGGCGGCAACACCATCTCTACTGCAGAGCACGCAATGTCTCTGATCCTTGCGCTTTCTCGCAATATACCTCAGGCAGACGCGTCTACAAAAAAGGGCCAATGGGAGCGGAAAAAGTTCATGGGTGTTGAGCTCTACGGAAAGGTCCTGGGGATTATTGGACTCGGCAGGATCGGCGCTGAGGTTGCCAAACGCGCGGCCTCATTCGGCATGAAGGTAATTGCGTATGACCCGTTCCTGTCATTGGATAAGGCCAAAGAGGCAGGCGTTGAATCAGTTGAAGTAAAAGATGTATTTAAAAGATCTGACTATATTACTGTGCATACGCCTTTGACAGACGAGACAAAACATATTATTGGCAAAAAGGCAATTGCCCAGATGAAGCAAGACGTGCGTATTATAAATTGCGCGAGGGGCGGCATAGTCGATGAGGTCGCGCTACTCGAAGGCATAAACAGCGGAAAGGTCGCTGGCGCAGCGCTTGACGTCTATGAAAAAGAACCGCCAAAAGAGAGCCCGCTTATTGGATGCGACAAGATGATCCTGACTCCGCACCTCGGAGCCTCCACTGAAGAGGCTCAGGTCAATGTGGCAATAGATATTGCCAATAGCGCCAGGGACGCGCTCCTTGGACGCGGAATAAAAAATGCGGTGAATGTGCCGTGCGTGGATCTCGAGCTTTACAAGATACTTCAGCCATATGTCGAACTTAGCGAAAAACTGGGATTATTCGTGGCACAGATAGCAGAAGGAAGGATTTCCCAGATCGATATAAAATATTCAGGTGATGTCGCGGGGCATAGCGTGTCTCCTCTAACAGTGGCGATCGTAAAAGGCGTGCTTACGCCCATACTGCAGGAGACAGTCAATTATGTAAATTCGCTTATTGTGGCGCGGGAACGCGGCATAAAAATAAAAGAATCAAAATCCATGGAGCTCGAGGAATACACGAGCCTTATCACGGTAGAGGTGACTACTGATAAAGGCAAGACATCTGTTTTAGGAACGATGTTTACAAAAAAGGATGCAAGGATCGTAAAGATCGACGAATTTCATGTAGATGCTATTCCTCAAGGGTACATGGTAGTTGCGCACAATGTAGATGTGCCAGGCATCATAGGTCAGATTGGTACTATCTTTGGAAAAAATAATATAAATATTGCGACAATGACGTTTGGCCGCGCAAAGCCAGGCGGCAGGACCCTGTCAGTATTGAATGTGGATAGCCCTGTATCTCAGAGCGTGCTCGAGGAGATAATAAAGGTAAAGAACATATTAGATGCAAAGCTGGTAAAACTATAG